One Paraburkholderia sp. IMGN_8 DNA window includes the following coding sequences:
- a CDS encoding AraC family transcriptional regulator yields the protein MSETTESATTAKRAAAPKFWRDDALPFIEARSIEDGRQVCYAKHSHETFSIGAVTGGRSVYLNRNAREWVGAGAVVLMNPDDVHACNPIADERWSYRMLHVDVAWLTGLQHDLGFSDNHAFRAFSQTMTTAPALYNGLNCLHAILVDDEAETLRKESAAVTFFSEVQQSLNPAPLPDDDASRQLTRAAEFIAENCTRPLKLEEVCKAADLSASHLIRAFKKRYGMTPHAYLINRRIQYSRAQLRQGRLIADVALDAGFADQAHLQRTFKRLVAATPGQYRS from the coding sequence ATGAGCGAGACGACGGAATCGGCAACGACAGCTAAGCGTGCTGCTGCACCGAAGTTCTGGCGAGATGACGCGTTGCCATTCATCGAGGCGCGTTCCATTGAGGACGGCCGCCAGGTCTGCTACGCCAAACACTCACATGAAACGTTCTCGATCGGCGCTGTGACCGGCGGGCGCAGTGTGTATCTGAATCGCAACGCGCGCGAGTGGGTCGGCGCCGGTGCGGTTGTCTTGATGAACCCGGACGACGTGCACGCGTGTAATCCGATTGCCGACGAACGCTGGTCGTATCGGATGCTGCATGTCGATGTCGCGTGGCTTACCGGTCTGCAACATGACTTGGGTTTCAGCGACAACCACGCGTTCCGCGCTTTCTCGCAAACCATGACGACGGCGCCTGCGTTGTATAACGGGTTGAACTGTTTGCACGCGATTCTCGTCGACGACGAGGCCGAGACCTTGCGCAAGGAAAGCGCTGCGGTCACATTCTTTTCTGAAGTACAGCAGAGCCTCAATCCGGCACCCTTGCCGGATGACGATGCCAGCCGCCAACTCACGCGCGCCGCTGAATTTATTGCCGAAAACTGCACGCGTCCGCTGAAGCTGGAGGAGGTCTGCAAGGCAGCCGATCTTTCCGCCTCGCATCTGATCCGCGCGTTCAAAAAGCGCTACGGCATGACGCCGCATGCATATCTGATCAATCGGCGCATCCAGTACAGCCGTGCGCAACTCAGGCAAGGCCGTCTGATTGCGGACGTCGCACTCGATGCCGGCTTTGCCGACCAAGCGCATTTGCAGCGGACCTTCAAGCGACTGGTTGCGGCGACGCCGGGGCAGTATCGCAGTTGA
- a CDS encoding ABC transporter substrate-binding protein has protein sequence MKLLKPLLALACALASVAASSVAIAADTSTLRFGLEAQYPPFESKGPNGELQGLDIDVGNAVCAAAHMTCKWVETSFDGLIPALQGRKFDAINSAMNATEQRRQAIDFTTVVYRVPTQLIAKRDSGLLPTPESLKGKRVGVLQASIQETFAKAHWEAAGVTVVPYQDQNQVYTDLVAGRLDATLVLAPAGETGFLSKPNGKDYAFVGQPVRDDKILGSGIAYGIRKGDTALRDQLNAAIAKVQADGTVKTLAAKYLGNIDITPK, from the coding sequence ATGAAGTTGCTCAAACCTCTACTGGCGCTGGCTTGCGCATTGGCATCGGTGGCAGCGTCGTCTGTCGCCATTGCCGCCGATACATCGACGCTGCGTTTCGGACTCGAAGCGCAGTACCCGCCGTTCGAATCGAAAGGGCCGAACGGTGAGCTGCAAGGCCTCGATATCGATGTCGGTAATGCCGTCTGCGCCGCCGCGCATATGACGTGTAAATGGGTCGAAACTTCGTTCGACGGTTTGATTCCCGCATTGCAGGGCCGCAAGTTCGACGCCATCAATTCGGCCATGAACGCGACCGAGCAGCGCCGTCAGGCAATCGATTTCACCACCGTCGTGTATCGCGTGCCGACGCAACTGATCGCGAAGCGCGACAGCGGTCTGCTGCCGACCCCCGAATCGTTGAAGGGCAAACGCGTTGGCGTGTTGCAGGCGTCGATTCAGGAGACGTTCGCGAAGGCGCATTGGGAAGCGGCGGGCGTCACCGTCGTGCCGTATCAGGATCAGAACCAGGTCTATACGGATCTCGTCGCGGGTCGTTTGGACGCGACGCTGGTTCTGGCGCCGGCAGGAGAGACGGGTTTTCTGTCGAAGCCTAACGGCAAGGATTACGCCTTCGTCGGCCAGCCGGTGCGCGACGACAAGATCCTCGGCAGCGGTATTGCATACGGCATTCGCAAGGGCGATACCGCGCTGCGCGATCAGTTGAATGCGGCGATCGCGAAGGTGCAGGCCGATGGCACGGTGAAGACGCTGGCGGCGAAGTATCTTGGGAATATCGACATAACGCCGAAGTAA
- a CDS encoding pyridoxal phosphate-dependent aminotransferase: MQSALQARSKLPDVGTTIFTVIGQLAAQYDALNLSQGAPNFAPDAKLIDGVAQAMRAGHNQYAPMAGIGALRDALADKVETLYGVRYDPAGEVTVIASASEGLYSTISALVHPGDEVIYFEPSFDSYGPIVRLQGAKPIPIKLALADFRVDWDEVAAAITPKTRMIIINTPHNPTATVFSEADIARLKAITRNTDIVILADEVYEHVVFDGAKHQSMACDAELAERSVIVSSFGKSYHVTGWRVGYCLAPAALMQEIRKVHQFMVFSADTPMQYAFVDALANRESFLGLSAFYQKKRDLLAHALRESRFELLPSEGSFFMLARFRGFSDESDSDFVLRLIRDARVATIPLSAFYTDGTDAGLIRLSFSKDDATLIEGARRLCEI; encoded by the coding sequence ATGCAGAGCGCCTTGCAAGCCCGCTCGAAATTGCCTGACGTAGGCACGACGATTTTTACCGTGATCGGTCAATTGGCCGCGCAATACGACGCGTTGAACCTGTCGCAAGGCGCGCCGAATTTTGCGCCGGATGCGAAGCTGATCGACGGCGTCGCGCAAGCCATGCGCGCCGGCCACAACCAGTATGCCCCGATGGCCGGCATCGGCGCGCTGCGCGACGCGCTCGCCGACAAGGTCGAGACGCTATACGGCGTGCGTTACGACCCGGCCGGCGAAGTGACCGTGATCGCCAGTGCCAGCGAAGGTCTGTACTCGACGATCAGCGCGCTGGTGCATCCCGGCGACGAAGTGATCTACTTCGAGCCTTCGTTCGACAGCTACGGGCCGATCGTGCGCCTGCAAGGCGCGAAGCCGATTCCGATCAAACTGGCGCTCGCCGATTTCCGTGTGGACTGGGATGAGGTCGCTGCCGCGATCACGCCGAAGACGCGCATGATCATCATCAACACGCCGCACAATCCGACCGCGACTGTGTTCAGCGAGGCCGACATCGCCCGGTTGAAGGCCATCACGCGCAACACCGATATCGTGATCCTCGCCGACGAAGTCTACGAACATGTGGTGTTCGACGGTGCCAAACATCAAAGCATGGCCTGCGACGCCGAACTTGCGGAGCGCAGCGTGATCGTGTCGTCGTTCGGCAAGTCGTATCACGTGACCGGTTGGCGCGTCGGCTATTGCCTTGCGCCCGCCGCGCTGATGCAAGAGATCCGCAAGGTCCATCAGTTCATGGTGTTTTCCGCCGATACGCCGATGCAATACGCGTTCGTCGACGCGCTAGCGAATCGCGAAAGCTTTCTTGGCCTGTCCGCGTTCTATCAGAAGAAGCGCGATCTGCTGGCGCATGCGCTGCGCGAGTCGCGCTTCGAGTTGCTGCCGAGCGAAGGCAGCTTCTTCATGCTCGCGCGCTTTCGCGGCTTCTCCGATGAAAGCGACAGCGATTTCGTGCTGCGCCTGATTCGCGATGCGCGCGTCGCGACGATTCCGCTGTCGGCGTTTTATACCGACGGCACGGATGCGGGCTTGATCCGCCTCAGCTTCTCGAAGGACGACGCGACGCTGATCGAAGGTGCGCGGCGTTTGTGCGAAATCTGA
- the dbpA gene encoding ATP-dependent RNA helicase DbpA, with amino-acid sequence MNSPTTAGAPFSELPLPPATLANLTQLGYVEMTPIQAASLPIALAGHDLIAQAKTGSGKTAAFSLALLARLDVRNFAVQAMVLCPTRELADQVTQEIRRLARAEENIKVLTLCGGTPMRPQTASLEHGAHIVVGTPGRIMDHLERGSLPLQALNTLVLDEADRMLDMGFFDDIATVVRQCPKERQTLLFSATYPEGIVKLSQQFLRNPKEVKLAERHDNTKIRQRFYEVTEDERLHAVGMLLNHYRPVSTLAFCNTKQQCRDLLDVLRAQGFHALALHGELDQRERDQVLIQFANRSCSVLVATDVAARGLDIAQLEAVINVDVTPDPEVHVHRIGRTGRADQEGWALSLASMNEMGRVGSLEQAHKRDVEWHKLADLKPASSEPLLPPMETLQILGGRKEKIRPGDVLGALTGEAGFAGSQIGKINVTEMSTYVAVERSVARDAVRKLSAGKVKGKKVKVRLMDE; translated from the coding sequence ATGAACAGTCCCACCACAGCCGGCGCGCCGTTCAGCGAGCTTCCCTTACCGCCCGCGACGCTCGCCAATCTGACGCAGCTCGGCTACGTCGAGATGACGCCGATCCAGGCCGCCAGCTTGCCGATCGCGCTGGCCGGCCACGATCTGATTGCCCAGGCGAAAACCGGCAGCGGCAAGACCGCGGCGTTTTCGCTGGCGCTGCTCGCGCGCCTCGACGTACGCAACTTCGCCGTGCAGGCGATGGTGCTGTGCCCGACGCGCGAACTCGCCGACCAGGTCACGCAGGAAATCCGGCGCCTCGCGCGCGCCGAAGAAAACATCAAGGTGCTCACGCTGTGCGGCGGCACGCCGATGCGTCCGCAGACAGCCAGCCTCGAACACGGCGCGCACATCGTGGTCGGCACGCCGGGCCGGATCATGGATCACCTCGAGCGCGGCAGCCTGCCGTTGCAGGCGCTGAACACGCTGGTGCTCGACGAAGCCGACCGCATGCTCGACATGGGTTTCTTCGACGATATCGCCACGGTAGTGCGGCAATGTCCGAAAGAGCGCCAGACGCTGCTGTTCTCCGCGACCTACCCCGAAGGCATCGTCAAACTCAGCCAGCAATTCCTGCGCAATCCGAAGGAAGTGAAGCTCGCCGAGCGGCACGACAACACCAAGATCCGTCAGCGCTTCTATGAAGTGACCGAGGATGAGCGTCTGCATGCGGTCGGTATGCTGCTGAATCACTATCGTCCGGTGAGCACGCTGGCGTTTTGCAACACCAAGCAGCAATGCCGCGATCTGCTCGACGTGCTGCGCGCGCAAGGTTTTCATGCGCTTGCGTTGCATGGCGAACTTGATCAGCGTGAACGCGATCAGGTGCTGATCCAGTTCGCGAACCGTAGCTGCTCGGTGCTGGTCGCCACCGACGTCGCCGCGCGCGGCCTCGACATCGCACAACTCGAAGCGGTGATCAACGTCGACGTGACGCCGGACCCGGAAGTGCACGTGCACCGCATCGGCCGCACGGGTCGCGCCGATCAGGAAGGCTGGGCGCTGAGCCTCGCGAGCATGAACGAGATGGGCCGCGTGGGCAGCCTCGAACAGGCGCATAAGCGCGATGTCGAGTGGCACAAGCTGGCGGATCTGAAGCCCGCCAGCAGCGAGCCGCTGCTGCCGCCGATGGAAACGCTGCAGATTCTCGGCGGCCGCAAGGAAAAGATCCGCCCCGGCGACGTGCTCGGCGCGCTGACCGGCGAAGCGGGTTTCGCCGGTTCGCAGATCGGCAAGATCAACGTGACAGAAATGTCGACCTATGTGGCCGTGGAGCGCAGTGTCGCGCGTGACGCGGTGCGCAAGCTCAGTGCCGGCAAGGTGAAGGGCAAGAAGGTCAAAGTCCGCTTGATGGACGAGTAA
- the cadR gene encoding Cd(II)/Pb(II)-responsive transcriptional regulator yields the protein MKIGELAKIAHCTTETIRFYEKEGLLPEAERTEANYRSYTAKHVERLRFIRNCRALDMTHDEIRALLRLTDAPADGCGGINALIDEHIAHVDTRIDELKQLKVQLTTLREQCHGEQAVEDCGIVQGLTGMEVSATRARHTHLG from the coding sequence ATGAAAATCGGCGAACTGGCGAAAATCGCCCATTGCACGACCGAAACCATCCGTTTCTACGAAAAAGAGGGCCTGTTGCCCGAAGCGGAGCGCACCGAGGCGAATTACCGCAGCTATACGGCAAAGCACGTCGAACGGCTGCGTTTCATCCGGAATTGCCGTGCGCTCGACATGACCCACGACGAAATCCGTGCATTGCTGCGTCTGACCGACGCACCGGCGGACGGCTGCGGCGGCATCAATGCATTGATCGACGAGCACATCGCGCATGTCGACACGCGCATCGACGAACTGAAGCAACTGAAAGTGCAACTGACCACGTTGCGCGAGCAATGCCATGGCGAGCAGGCGGTCGAAGACTGCGGCATCGTTCAGGGCCTCACCGGTATGGAAGTGAGCGCGACACGAGCACGGCATACGCATCTGGGCTAA
- a CDS encoding heavy metal translocating P-type ATPase: MDCPTEEALIRKKFSRMPAVRSMDFNLMQRVLTVVHAPDALGTILAALRSLDFTPELADANPNADAGPAAPHAPSRPWWPLALAGLAAVGSEAASWLGAPVWLAAGLAILAIVSCGLTTYRKGWLAIRNGNLNINALMSIAVTGALILRQWPEAAMVMVLFTIAELIEAKSLDRARNAIKGLMQLTPDQASVQQADGSWRSLALKSIALGALVRVKPGERIALDGEIVAGRSSVDQAPITGESLPVDKTVGDAVFAGTINQTGSFDYRVTAAASNTTLARIIHAVEEAQGTKAPTQRFVDQFARVYTPIVFATALAVAVLPPLLFSGLWHEWIYKALVMLVIACPCALVISTPVTIVSGLAAAARHGILIKGGAYLEQGRKLAWLALDKTGTITHGKPVQTEFASLADVDAARCRSLAASLAGRSDHPVSMAIAAAAKAEDVASTTVDAFEALTGRGVRGDIDGSPYWLGNHRLVEELGRCSASLEARLDALERQGKTVVMLVDAERVLALFAVADTVKDTSRAAIADLHRIGVRTAMLTGDNPHTAEAIAQQVGIDETRGDQLPEDKLNAVASWSKDGTVVGMVGDGINDAPALARADIGFAMGAMGTDTAIETADVALMDDDLRKIPLFVRLSKATRSVLVQNITLALGIKSVFLVLTLMGLGTMWMAVFADVGASLLVVANGLRLLRQ; this comes from the coding sequence ATGGACTGTCCGACCGAAGAAGCCCTGATCCGCAAGAAATTCAGCCGCATGCCGGCCGTGCGCAGCATGGATTTCAACCTGATGCAGCGGGTGCTGACGGTCGTGCACGCGCCCGACGCGCTCGGCACCATCCTTGCCGCGCTGCGCTCGCTCGACTTCACGCCTGAACTCGCCGACGCCAATCCAAACGCAGACGCAGGGCCCGCCGCGCCTCACGCGCCGTCCAGGCCGTGGTGGCCGCTGGCGCTGGCAGGCCTCGCCGCAGTGGGCTCAGAGGCCGCCAGTTGGCTCGGCGCGCCCGTCTGGCTGGCGGCGGGTCTGGCGATCCTCGCGATCGTCTCCTGCGGCCTGACAACGTACAGGAAAGGCTGGCTCGCGATCCGCAACGGCAACCTCAACATCAACGCGCTGATGAGCATTGCGGTGACCGGCGCGCTGATCCTGCGCCAGTGGCCGGAAGCCGCCATGGTGATGGTCCTCTTCACGATCGCTGAATTGATCGAGGCGAAGTCGCTCGACCGTGCCCGCAACGCGATCAAAGGCCTGATGCAGCTGACGCCCGACCAGGCGAGCGTGCAGCAAGCCGACGGCAGTTGGCGCTCGCTGGCGCTCAAATCGATCGCGCTCGGTGCTTTGGTTCGCGTGAAGCCGGGTGAGCGCATCGCGCTCGACGGCGAAATCGTCGCGGGCCGTTCGAGCGTGGACCAGGCGCCGATCACCGGCGAAAGCCTGCCGGTCGACAAAACCGTTGGCGACGCCGTGTTCGCCGGCACGATCAACCAGACCGGTTCCTTCGACTATCGCGTGACGGCCGCGGCCAGCAACACGACGCTCGCCCGCATCATCCACGCAGTCGAAGAAGCGCAAGGCACCAAAGCGCCGACGCAACGTTTCGTCGATCAGTTCGCGCGCGTCTATACGCCGATCGTGTTCGCGACCGCGCTTGCCGTCGCGGTGCTGCCGCCGCTGCTGTTCAGTGGTCTGTGGCACGAGTGGATCTACAAGGCGCTGGTGATGCTGGTGATCGCCTGTCCGTGCGCATTGGTGATCTCGACGCCGGTGACGATCGTCAGCGGCCTCGCCGCGGCCGCCCGCCACGGCATCCTGATCAAAGGCGGCGCCTACCTCGAACAGGGCCGCAAGCTGGCGTGGCTCGCGCTCGACAAAACCGGCACGATCACGCACGGCAAGCCCGTGCAAACGGAGTTCGCATCGCTGGCCGACGTCGATGCCGCCCGCTGCCGGTCGCTCGCGGCGAGTCTCGCGGGCCGCTCGGATCATCCGGTGTCGATGGCGATTGCCGCAGCGGCCAAAGCCGAAGACGTCGCGAGCACGACAGTCGATGCATTCGAAGCGCTGACGGGACGCGGCGTACGCGGCGACATCGACGGCTCGCCGTATTGGCTCGGCAACCATCGGCTGGTCGAAGAACTCGGCCGCTGTTCGGCATCGCTGGAAGCACGCCTCGATGCGCTCGAACGGCAAGGCAAAACGGTCGTGATGCTAGTGGATGCCGAACGCGTGCTGGCGTTGTTCGCCGTCGCCGATACGGTGAAGGACACGAGCCGCGCCGCCATCGCCGATTTACATCGCATCGGCGTGCGTACCGCGATGCTCACCGGCGACAACCCGCACACAGCGGAGGCGATCGCGCAGCAGGTCGGCATCGACGAAACGCGCGGCGATCAGTTGCCGGAAGACAAGCTGAACGCGGTGGCAAGCTGGTCGAAGGACGGTACCGTGGTCGGCATGGTCGGCGACGGTATCAATGACGCGCCGGCGCTCGCGCGCGCCGATATCGGTTTCGCGATGGGCGCGATGGGCACCGACACTGCGATCGAAACCGCCGACGTCGCGCTGATGGACGACGACCTGCGCAAGATTCCACTGTTCGTGCGGCTCTCGAAGGCGACGCGTTCCGTGCTGGTTCAGAACATTACGTTGGCGCTGGGCATCAAGTCCGTTTTCCTCGTGCTGACGCTAATGGGCCTAGGCACGATGTGGATGGCGGTGTTCGCCGATGTGGGCGCGAGCTTGCTGGTGGTGGCGAACGGATTGCGGTTGTTGCGTCAATAA
- a CDS encoding helix-turn-helix domain-containing protein translates to MTIELQSDSFTDRPAAPQPSFCVHTCVAHDADEQARNLHGWSQTYDQLTAGRFVGGLTELCLDHMQVFVETTSHTLRQTCEVQDDAYWFGIPTCPEGSGRIDAQVIAGDALAFRPGGIEFELLTSSGYEIFGVVVKGEVLRRYAAEVERVGLADHVPNTEVVPIGMARKERLCASLRQLLDDGAASAAPLSSFARNNLQASVLASLFDVGALPGSEQVAMPARPRRQSIVSEAREYVLANRDRAVNVPELCERLHVSRRTLQYCFQDVLGMAPATYLRTIRLNGARRDLCSAWRESRSVQDVAATWGFWHLSQFATDYRKLFGMRPSDTLKAAANGRAEEHAYSFAH, encoded by the coding sequence ATGACGATCGAACTCCAAAGCGACAGCTTCACTGATCGGCCCGCAGCGCCGCAGCCGAGCTTTTGCGTGCACACCTGTGTCGCCCACGATGCCGACGAACAGGCGCGCAACCTTCACGGCTGGAGCCAGACTTATGACCAGTTGACCGCTGGCCGCTTTGTCGGCGGGTTGACGGAGTTGTGTCTCGATCACATGCAGGTGTTCGTCGAAACGACCAGCCACACGCTAAGGCAGACTTGCGAAGTGCAGGACGACGCTTACTGGTTCGGCATTCCCACTTGTCCTGAAGGCTCCGGGCGTATCGACGCGCAGGTGATCGCAGGCGATGCGCTCGCATTTCGTCCGGGCGGGATCGAATTCGAACTGCTGACGTCGTCGGGTTACGAGATTTTCGGCGTGGTGGTGAAAGGCGAAGTGTTGCGCCGTTACGCGGCCGAAGTGGAGCGCGTCGGTTTGGCGGATCATGTGCCGAATACGGAGGTCGTGCCGATCGGCATGGCGAGAAAGGAGCGGCTGTGCGCTTCGCTGCGGCAGCTTCTCGACGACGGTGCGGCGAGCGCCGCGCCGCTGTCCTCGTTCGCGCGCAACAATTTGCAGGCGTCGGTGCTGGCGTCGCTATTCGACGTGGGCGCGTTGCCCGGCTCGGAGCAGGTTGCGATGCCTGCGCGTCCACGCCGGCAGTCGATCGTCTCGGAAGCGCGCGAATATGTGCTGGCGAATCGCGATCGCGCGGTCAATGTGCCGGAGTTGTGCGAACGGCTGCATGTGAGCCGGCGCACCTTGCAATACTGCTTCCAGGATGTGCTCGGCATGGCGCCCGCCACGTATCTGCGCACGATCCGGCTGAACGGCGCGCGCCGTGATTTATGCAGCGCGTGGCGCGAGTCGCGTTCAGTGCAGGATGTTGCCGCGACGTGGGGCTTCTGGCATCTGAGCCAGTTCGCCACCGATTATCGGAAACTGTTCGGCATGCGGCCTTCTGATACCTTGAAGGCCGCCGCCAACGGACGTGCCGAAGAACACGCCTATTCGTTCGCTCATTAG
- the adh gene encoding aldehyde dehydrogenase encodes MNHAEMQFLTTEFPYKKQYANFIGGEWVKPVGGEYFDNVSPITGEPFTSIPRSREADIELALDAAHRAKAAWGKTSTTDRANILNRIADRMEANLQRLAVAETIDNGKPLRETMAADIPLAIDHFRYFAGAVRAQEGSISEIDDDTVAYHFHEPLGVVGQIIPWNFPILMAVWKLAPALAAGNCIVLKPAEQTPASILVLLELIQDLLPAGVLNVVNGFGLEAGKPLASNKRIAKIAFTGETTTGRLIMQYASQNIIPVTLELGGKSPNIFFADVMDQDDSYFDKALEGFAMFALNQGEVCTCPSRVLIDEKIYDRFMERALKRVAAITQGHPLDTKTMIGAQASQEQLEKILSYVDLGKQEGAECLIGGERNTLDGELSKGYYVKPTVFRGHNKMRIFQEEIFGPVVSVTTFKTEDEALEIANDTLYGLGAGVWTRDGTRAYRFGRQIQAGRVWTNCYHAYPAHAAFGGYKQSGIGRENHKMMLDHYQQTKNLLVSYSQKPLGFF; translated from the coding sequence ATGAACCACGCAGAGATGCAATTTCTGACCACCGAATTCCCGTACAAAAAGCAGTATGCGAATTTTATCGGCGGTGAATGGGTCAAGCCCGTCGGAGGCGAGTACTTCGACAATGTCTCGCCGATCACCGGCGAGCCGTTCACGTCGATCCCGCGCTCACGTGAGGCCGATATCGAACTCGCGCTCGACGCCGCCCATCGCGCGAAAGCCGCCTGGGGCAAGACCTCGACCACCGACCGCGCCAACATTCTGAACCGTATCGCCGACCGGATGGAAGCGAATCTGCAACGACTCGCAGTCGCCGAAACGATCGACAACGGCAAGCCGCTGCGCGAAACCATGGCCGCCGACATTCCGCTGGCGATTGACCACTTCCGCTATTTCGCCGGCGCCGTGCGCGCGCAGGAAGGCTCCATCTCCGAGATCGACGACGACACCGTCGCTTATCACTTTCACGAACCGCTCGGCGTAGTCGGCCAGATCATTCCGTGGAATTTCCCGATCCTGATGGCGGTCTGGAAACTCGCACCTGCACTGGCCGCCGGCAATTGCATCGTGCTGAAGCCGGCTGAACAGACGCCGGCATCGATACTCGTGCTGCTCGAATTGATTCAGGACTTGCTGCCGGCGGGCGTGCTGAACGTGGTGAACGGTTTCGGCCTCGAAGCCGGCAAGCCGCTCGCATCGAACAAGCGCATCGCGAAGATTGCCTTCACCGGTGAGACCACGACCGGCCGCCTGATCATGCAGTACGCGAGCCAGAACATCATTCCGGTGACACTCGAACTCGGCGGCAAGAGCCCGAACATTTTCTTCGCCGACGTGATGGATCAGGACGACAGCTACTTCGACAAGGCGCTCGAAGGCTTTGCCATGTTCGCGTTGAATCAGGGTGAAGTGTGTACGTGCCCGTCGCGCGTGCTGATCGACGAAAAGATCTACGACCGCTTCATGGAGCGCGCTTTGAAACGCGTTGCCGCGATCACGCAGGGCCATCCTCTCGATACGAAGACCATGATCGGCGCGCAGGCTTCGCAGGAACAGCTCGAAAAAATCCTCTCGTATGTCGATCTCGGCAAGCAGGAAGGCGCCGAATGTCTGATCGGCGGCGAACGCAATACGCTCGACGGCGAACTGAGCAAGGGCTACTACGTGAAGCCGACAGTGTTCCGCGGCCACAACAAGATGCGCATCTTCCAGGAAGAAATCTTCGGACCAGTGGTGTCGGTCACGACCTTCAAGACCGAAGACGAAGCGCTGGAGATTGCCAACGATACGCTCTACGGTCTGGGCGCCGGCGTATGGACACGCGATGGCACGCGCGCTTATCGTTTCGGCCGGCAGATCCAGGCGGGCCGCGTGTGGACGAACTGCTATCACGCGTATCCGGCACATGCGGCGTTCGGTGGCTACAAGCAATCGGGCATTGGCCGCGAAAATCACAAGATGATGCTCGATCACTATCAGCAAACCAAGAACCTGCTCGTCAGCTATAGCCAGAAGCCGCTCGGCTTCTTCTAA
- a CDS encoding DUF779 domain-containing protein has protein sequence MADEKEVARVIATPAAVTLIDTLRAEHGAVIFHQSGGCCDGSAPMMFSQAEFMVGSSDVKLGTIAGVPFYMSESQFEYWQHTQLIIDVVPGNGGMFSLERPSGLRFLTRSRLFEDDENAWLDTHPVERADA, from the coding sequence ATGGCCGATGAAAAGGAAGTCGCACGCGTCATTGCGACGCCTGCCGCGGTGACGTTGATCGACACGCTGCGTGCCGAGCATGGCGCCGTGATTTTTCACCAATCCGGTGGATGTTGCGACGGCAGCGCACCCATGATGTTTTCGCAAGCCGAATTCATGGTCGGCTCATCCGACGTGAAGCTCGGGACGATCGCCGGCGTACCGTTCTACATGAGCGAGTCGCAGTTCGAGTATTGGCAGCACACGCAACTGATCATCGACGTGGTGCCGGGCAACGGCGGCATGTTTTCTTTGGAACGACCCAGTGGATTGCGATTTTTGACGCGCTCGCGACTCTTCGAGGACGACGAGAACGCGTGGCTGGACACGCATCCGGTGGAACGGGCGGATGCGTGA
- the eutC gene encoding ethanolamine ammonia-lyase subunit EutC → MSDFLEKNPWNALRQFTNARIALGRAGSSLPTAPLLAFNLSHAQARDAVHHPLDTDVLHEQLRAQNFSTLDVHSAAPDREHYLRRPDLGRRLSEESRTALAQVPVDSPDVVFVIGDGLSAFAASKQSIPFLQAVCPKLTDWKIGPVVVARQARVALGDEIGELLGAKLVVILIGERPGLSSPDSLGIYLTYAPKVGCSDAQRNCISNVRPEGLNYALAAHKLHYLLTHARRLGLTGVGLKDDSDASLASTPSAPAVGDDSNPSAA, encoded by the coding sequence ATGAGCGACTTCCTCGAAAAAAATCCATGGAACGCGCTGCGCCAGTTCACCAATGCGCGCATCGCGTTGGGACGCGCGGGCAGCAGCTTGCCGACCGCGCCGTTGCTGGCGTTCAACCTGTCGCATGCGCAAGCACGCGACGCGGTGCATCATCCGCTCGATACCGATGTGTTGCATGAACAGTTGCGCGCGCAGAATTTCAGCACGCTCGACGTGCATAGCGCCGCGCCCGATCGCGAGCATTACTTGCGGCGTCCCGATCTCGGCAGGCGCTTGTCGGAAGAGAGCCGCACAGCGCTCGCACAGGTTCCGGTCGATTCACCCGATGTGGTGTTTGTGATCGGTGACGGTCTTTCGGCGTTCGCCGCATCGAAGCAATCGATTCCGTTTTTACAAGCTGTCTGTCCGAAACTCACGGATTGGAAAATCGGCCCGGTGGTGGTCGCGCGGCAGGCACGTGTCGCGCTCGGCGACGAAATCGGCGAGTTGTTAGGCGCGAAGCTGGTGGTGATTTTGATCGGCGAGCGGCCCGGTTTGAGTTCGCCCGACAGTCTCGGCATCTATCTGACGTACGCGCCGAAAGTGGGCTGTAGCGATGCGCAGCGCAACTGCATTTCGAACGTGCGGCCTGAAGGTTTGAACTACGCGTTGGCTGCGCACAAATTGCATTACCTGCTGACGCATGCACGGCGATTGGGACTCACCGGTGTCGGTCTCAAAGACGATAGCGACGCGTCGCTGGCGAGTACGCCCTCAGCACCCGCGGTCGGCGACGATTCGAACCCAAGCGCCGCCTGA